The Anopheles coluzzii chromosome 2, AcolN3, whole genome shotgun sequence genome window below encodes:
- the LOC125908365 gene encoding uncharacterized protein LOC125908365, with translation MDKKIKTVQLKKRIALENIKSLERFQAKYSSDDAKQIPEVLEDLAKHKEEFFTAVSKLEELEDKDEAVEASIMERIDIEERCRKLKSFLRERQPKEEGSLNDTTGLASSTLAFGRPHAPNLRLPKIELPTFDGDHTKWLSFRDRFIAMIDASAELPSIAKLQYLLSSLKGDAAVPFEHTPLTADNYSVTWAALLKRYDNSRLLIREYYRKLHYLPGVQLVCVDKLTHLVDEFTRFVNGLKKLNEPVDSWDTPLSNMLLMKLDRETLLAWEKHSVHFTTDKYKDVIDFVQDRIQILKSTNNFVKDQAASGIKVAGLIRQPGQRRFIANAATSRSAPAASTAHTQQPKCPLECSEDHTLRNCPVFIAKEVQQRRDVVASKRLCWNCLSSNHQVRACKSDYSCRTCRERHHTLLHHSPPYAPPATVTLSAQSNEDNVFLATANIQIKDDYGNTHEARALLDSGSMSNFIAEEFARKLLTSRKRVNVAVSGIGNAVQQIKGSIVATVQSKTQPFATEMTFLVLDTPSANIPTSPTDVSSWKMPDVALADSTFNSPGQIDIVIGGDTFWELHTGRKCSIGRGKPWLVETHFGWVVTGNTHHSSVGPRLCHLSAYDTPLEETMQRFWESETIAEDPVLSVEENACEKHFAATTVRNSSGRYVVSLPFNSNPNIVLGESKEIADRRLRCIERRLNTNAKMKEEYGKFMKEYEHLGHMKRLTSPANDSVEHYYLPHHAVIKESSTTTKVRVVFDASCKTSSGYSLNDKLLVGPIVQEDLLSIILRFRSRAIALTADVEKMYRQILHSPHDRNYLRIRYREHPADPISTFELQTVTYGTASAPFLATRTLKQIALDHKEEYPLAMNAVMNDFYVDDLLTGTDDLSEAIVIQRQISDMLNSAGFTLKKWASNRSEALKNVPSEDVAVQLSHEWKSSKQVSTLGIVWEPATDTLRFRIEIPPTTPSMTKRVVAHCLRFIQNAKRRVGNKVHAKDIPPLTVDELKAAELKLCYLSQQDTFSEEIQHLQKGKEIPKNSKLKWISPFIDTQGILRIGGRLSNAHLSESEKHPVILSSKHPLSALLAVSIHLTFINALRRLIARRGQISELHSDNATTFKGAAHELNRVYKMLKSDEHDRAAIFDWCAMNHMKWKFIPPRAPHCGGLWEAAVKAAKKHIVRTIGTTSITQESMLTLLAQVEQCLNSRPITPLSDEPSDLEPLTPGHFLVGGNLQAVPIIDYTETPSNYLREYQLVQKHLQTIWARWYPEYLQQLQARAKYCNGKSAVLKENTLVIIKEDNVHPTSWPMGRIVAVHPGKDDVVRVVTLRTASGKQIVRAANRLAVLPNPDVISNLEQKETTGTE, from the exons ATAATGGAACGGATCGACATTGAAGAACGCTGTCGCAAGCTAAAATCATTTCTACGGGAAAGACAGCCAAAGGAAGAAGGTTCGCTCAACGATACAACGGGCTTGGCTTCCTCAACGCTTGCATTCGGTCGACCCCACGCGCCAAATTTACGTTTGCCCAAAATCGAACTTCCAACATTTGACGGAGATCACACAAAATGGCTTTCTTTCCGAGATCGCTTCATCGCAATGATCGACGCTTCAGCCGAGCTTCCATCTATCGCGAAGCTACAATACTTACTGTCATCGTTGAAGGGGGACGCGGCGGTACCTTTCGAGCATACACCTTTAACGGCGGACAACTATTCGGTTACCTGGGCGGCGCTTCTTAAACGGTACGACAATTCTCGTCTTTTGATTCGCGAATACTATCGCAAATTGCACTACCTTCCGGGAGTGCAATTGGTGTGCGTTGACAAGCTCACGCACCTGGTGGATGAATTCACCCGCTTCGTCAACGGGTTGAAAAAGCTGAACGAACCGGTTGACTCGTGGGACACACCCCTCTCAAACATGCTGCTGATGAAGTTGGATCGAGAGACATTGTTGGCTTGGGAGAAACATTCCGTGCACTTCACGACGGACAAATATAAGGATGTGATCGACTTCGTGCAAGATCGTATCCAAATCTTGAAATCGACCAACAACTTCGTGAAGGATCAAGCAGCTAGTGGTATCAAGGTGGCCGGTCTCATTCGTCAACCAGGGCAACGGAGATTCATCGCGAATGCAGCTACATCTCGCTCGGCTCCTGCTGCATCGACTGCGCACACCCAACAGCCAAAGTGTCCATTGGAGTGTTCCGAAGACCACACACTGCGCAACTGTCCAGTGTTCATCGCCAAGGAGGTCCAACAGCGACGGGACGTCGTCGCATCGAAGCGGCTGTGCTGGAACTGTTTGAGCAGCAATCATCAGGTTAGAGCGTGCAAGTCGGATTATTCGTGTCGCACGTGTCGTGAGCGTCATCACACACTTCTACATCATTCACCACCCTATGCTCCACCCGCAACGGTAACATTGTCAGCTCAGTCGAATGAAGACAATGTGTTTCTGGCGACGGCAAACATCCAGATCAAGGATGACTACGGGAACACCCATGAAGCAAGGGCGTTGTTGGATTCGGGATCCATGTCGAATTTCATCGCTGAGGAGTTCGCACGGAAACTGCTGACGAGTCGCAAAAGGGTCAACGTCGCTGTATCGGGCATCGGCAATGCAGTACAGCAGATCAAGGGTTCCATCGTCGCTACCGTTCAGTCCAAGACACAACCCTTCGCAACGGAGATGACTTTCTTGGTTCTGGACACGCCATCCGCAAACATCCCTACATCACCAACGGACGTCTCTTCATGGAAAATGCCGGACGTGGCATTGGCGGACAGCACCTTTAACAGTCCGGGGCAAATCGACATCGTCATCGGAGGCGATACGTTCTGGGAGCTCCACACCGGTCGCAAGTGCTCTATCGGTAGAGGCAAACCGTGGCTGGTCGAAACCCACTTTGGTTGGGTTGTCACCGGCAACACTCATCATTCGTCAGTCGGTCCGCGGCTGTGCCATCTATCTGCATACGACACCCCACTGGAGGAGACCATGCAGCGGTTCTGGGAGAGTGAAACCATAGCCGAGGATCCTGTGCTATCGGTTGAGGAGAATGCTTGCGAGAAGCATTTCGCAGCAACAACTGTTCGCAACTCAAGTGGAAGGTATGTCGTTAGTTTGCCATTTAACTCCAACCCTAATATCGTTTTAGGAGAGTCGAAGGAAATAGCCGATCGCAGACTGCGTTGTATCGAACGGCGGTTGAACACCAATGCTAAAATGAAAGAAGAGTATGGTAAATTTATGAAAGAATATGAGCATTTGGGGCATATGAAGCGGCTTACCAGTCCTGCAAACGATTCGGTAGAGCATTACTACCTCCCACATCACGCTGTCATTAAGGAATCAAGCACAACCACGAAGGTGCGTGTCGTGTTCGATGCATCCTGTAAGACTTCGAGTGGTTACTCATTGAACGACAAACTCTTAGTGGGACCAATCGTTCAAGAAGATCTTTTATCGATTATCCTTCGGTTTCGTTCTCGTGCCATTGCTCTCACTGCAGACGTAGAGAAGATGTATCGGCAAATTTTACATAGCCCTCATGACCGTAACTATCTGCGCATCCGGTACAGAGAACATCCTGCAGATCCTATATCGACATTTGAGCTACAGACGGTTACGTACGGCACAGCCTCTGCTCCATTTTTAGCAACCAGGACCCTCAAACAGATTGCTCTTGACCACAAGGAAGAGTATCCTTTGGCAATGAACGCGGTCATGAACGATTTTTATGTAGATGATTTGCTAACGGGTACCGATGATTTGTCCGAAGCAATCGTTATACAAAGGCAAATCTCAGACATGCTAAATTCAGCTGGCTTCACGCTGAAGAAATGGGCATCGAACCGCTCCGAAGCATTGAAGAACGTTCCTTCAGAAGATGTGGCGGTACAACTCTCGCACGAGTGGAAGAGCTCGAAACAAGTATCCACACTAGGCATCGTTTGGGAACCGGCAACTGATACACTACGGTTTCGTATTGAGATACCACCTACAACACCCAGCATGACGAAAAG AGTTGTTGCACATTGTTTGCGCTTTATACAAAACGCAAAGCGCCGCGTAGGAAACAAGGTCCATGCTAAGGATATCCCACCGCTCACTGTAGACGAACTCAAGGCGGCAGAACTCAAGTTGTGTTATCTTTCGCAACAAGACACCTTTTCCGAGGAGATACAACACCTGCAGAAGGGCAAAGAGATTCCGAAGAACTCCAAACTGAAATGGATTTCCCCTTTCATAGATACGCAAGGTATTCTGCGCATTGGTGGCCGGCTCAGTAACGCACATCTGTCGGAATCAGAAAAACACCCGGTAATATTATCATCGAAACATCCACTGTCCGCACTACTAGCTGTTTCGATACACTTGA CATTTATCAATGCACTTCGTCGTTTGATTGCACGTCGTGGTCAAATCAGTGAACTGCATTCCGACAATGCAACCACCTTTAAGGGAGCGGCACATGAGCTGAATCGCGTCTACAAGATGCTAAAGAGCGATGAACACGATCGAGCTGCTATATTTGATTGGTGCGCGATGAATCATATGAAGTGGAAGTTTATCCCACCAAGAGCACCACATTGTGGAGGTTTATGGGAGGCGGCGGTGAAGGCAGCTAAAAAGCATATAGTCAGAACAATAGGAACAACAAGCATCACACAGGAGAGCATGCTTACCCTACTTGCCCAGGTAGAGCAATGTTTGAATTCGCGACCAATTACACCTCTATCCGATGAGCCGTCGGACTTGGAACCATTGACACCGGGACACTTCCTCGTCGGTGGCAATCTGCAAGCGGTACCAATCATCGATTACACCGAGACACCGAGCAACTATTTGAGGGAATACCAGTTGGTACAAAAACATCTGCAAACCATTTGGGCTCGATGGTATCCGGAGTACCTGCAGCAGTTACAAGCTCGAGCCAAATATTGCAACGGGAAATCAGCGGTTCTGAAAGAAAATACACTGGTGATTATTAAGGAAGACAATGTACATCCTACCTCGTGGCCGATGGGGCGCATCGTTGCAGTACACCCTGGAAAGGACGATGTTGTTCGCGTCGTTACACTGCGCACTGCTTCAGGGAAGCAAATCGTCCGCGCAGCTAATCGTCTGGCAGTTTTGCCTAATCCGGACGTAATTAGCAACTTAGAGCAGAAGGAAACCACTGGCACTGAGTAA